A window from Primulina eburnea isolate SZY01 chromosome 2, ASM2296580v1, whole genome shotgun sequence encodes these proteins:
- the LOC140824419 gene encoding protein PHYTOCHROME KINASE SUBSTRATE 4-like: MDSQNLVKSFKYNSPQQPIFSVIESPLHYRSFPPNNPTTFKERSFSSFQPKDPIKNSQENETDSTIDDAEISIFDAQKYFSENNDMKDIKKPQQQQKQQQRIPSHDLLSVPRLSSVSSADGYGGNYRTRSFHATPTASSEASWNSQTGLLANPPGSMAVSLRNFPSDMRSQKRNPASKKWSFCRKCCCINKNSVKVKETTSESDVRGHAHVIHNEMNNMEKTSYSYVKRGQNGDEKAPANMPQNISIPNVEMALQQKATASNYHLQLSPEEKFAPSDPPRQQRVSASGRPFGDATAAAFSFPILNSSIHATKPAGFKAIITKSVTNPLEDPPRYSLEVFQPVHDPMPISRTPDFNPGSPMARLSNMDDDMYSDASSDLFEIESFSTQSNSYQMYRGRDSLDDEAPAFNPRRFASANGMISSNNNNLHARRSIDEPPTPSVAATECYAPSEVSIDWSVTTAEGFDRASVTNFSISASEIGNVAFLHKRLQEEASGGDSGKRKGNGLLQMSCRQEKSVSVGPQPVKCTVPEGPPLFPLGISGGAGHVSGRPPRANKLPLGGSHSARLSLAFVAR, translated from the coding sequence ATGGATTCACAAAATTTAGTAAAAAGTTTCAAGTACAATTCACCACAGCAACCGATCTTTAGTGTCATAGAATCTCCTCTCCATTACCGATCCTTTCCTCCAAACAATCCTACAACCTTTAAAGAGAGATCCTTTTCTTCATTCCAACCCAAAGATCCCATAAAAAATTCCCAAGAAAATGAAACAGATTCCACCATTGACGACGCAGAAATAAGCATTTTCGATGCTCAAAAGTATTTCAGCGAAAACAATGACATGAAAGACATTAAGAAACCACAGCAGCAGCAGAAACAACAACAGAGAATCCCATCTCACGATCTGCTATCGGTTCCAAGATTGTCGTCAGTTTCTTCTGCAGATGGATATGGCGGGAATTATCGGACAAGATCATTTCATGCCACGCCAACTGCCTCGTCTGAGGCTAGCTGGAATAGCCAAACAGGCTTGTTGGCAAATCCTCCTGGTTCAATGGCTGTTTCTTTAAGGAATTTCCCTTCTGATATGCGTAGCCAAAAAAGGAATCCCGCTTCTAAGAAATGGAGTTTTTGTCGAAAGTGCTGCTGCATTAACAAGAATTCCGTTAAGGTTAAGGAAACAACCTCGGAATCAGACGTCAGGGGACATGCTCATGTGATCCATAACGAGATGAATAACATGGAGAAAACGAGTTACTCTTATGTGAAAAGGGGTCAGAACGGTGATGAGAAAGCGCCAGCAAACATGCCACAAAATATTTCAATTCCTAACGTCGAAATGGCGCTCCAACAGAAAGCGACGGCTTCGAATTACCATTTACAGCTCTCTCCGGAGGAAAAATTTGCCCCCAGTGATCCGCCCCGCCAGCAGCGTGTATCTGCATCAGGAAGGCCGTTTGGTGATGCCACGGCTGCGGCTTTCTCCTTCCCTATCCTCAATTCATCAATCCACGCGACCAAGCCAGCAGGTTTCAAGGCCATAATTACAAAATCAGTCACCAATCCCCTGGAAGATCCACCACGCTACTCGCTGGAAGTTTTCCAGCCTGTGCACGATCCCATGCCGATTTCAAGAACGCCCGATTTCAATCCAGGCAGCCCCATGGCGCGTCTCTCGAACATGGATGACGATATGTACAGTGACGCCAGCTCTGATTTGTTCGAGATCGAAAGCTTCTCGACTCAATCAAATTCATACCAAATGTATCGTGGGAGGGATTCTCTGGACGACGAAGCTCCAGCGTTTAATCCAAGAAGGTTTGCATCCGCCAATGGTATGATTAGCAGCAACAATAATAATCTGCATGCAAGAAGAAGCATAGATGAGCCACCAACACCGAGTGTTGCGGCAACAGAATGCTACGCACCGAGTGAAGTCAGCATCGATTGGAGCGTGACCACCGCAGAAGGCTTTGACAGAGCAAGTGTCACCAATTTCTCCATCTCTGCTTCGGAGATAGGCAACGTGGCTTTTCTCCACAAGAGGCTGCAGGAGGAGGCTTCTGGAGGCGACAGCGGGAAGAGGAAGGGAAATGGGCTTCTGCAAATGAGCTGTCGGCAAGAGAAGTCTGTCAGCGTGGGGCCGCAGCCGGTGAAATGCACAGTGCCGGAAGGCCCACCATTGTTTCCATTGGGTATATCCGGTGGTGCGGGGCACGTGAGTGGTAGGCCACCGAGAGCGAATAAGCTGCCGTTGGGGGGCTCTCATTCGGCACGTCTGTCCCTTGCTTTTGTGGCTAGATAG